GCAGGCAATGAGAAATCCACGGTTCTCTCCCGGATTGATTTTATCGTTTTGCGTTAAGGCGCTAGGCGCGCTTTTGCTTCGCAGGATTAAGGTGAGAAGAGCGCGTGCGAGTCAAGCAAGCCGAGGCGTGTGAGAGGCGCAAGGCGCGCCCGCGCAATTCGATGGTGCTCTGGCGCTGACGCGCGGTAATATGACGCCAATATTCCTTCACGAGAAAATGCGGGAGCGCGCGATGGAGCTGAAATTCTCAAAAGTGGAACGCAAGGGGCCGATCACGATCATCACGTTGTCGCGGCCCGAGGTCTACAACGCATTGCACATCGATGCGCATTTCGAGCTCAACAAGGTGTTTGACGATTTCGCAGCCGACCCTGCGCAGTGGGTTGCGGTCGTCACCGGCGCCGGCGACAAGGCGTTCTGCGCCGGCAACGATCTGAAGTGGCAGGCGGCGGGCGGCAAGCGCGGCTGGGACAAGGGTGGCTTTGCCGGCCTCACTGCGCGATTCGACTGCGACAAGCCGATCATCGCCGCGGTCAACGGCGTCGCCATGGGCGGCGGCTTCGAGATCGCGCTCGCCTGCGACCTGATCATTGCCTCCGAGAACGCAACCTTCGCCCTGCCCGAGCCGCGCGTTGGCCTTGCCGCTCTCGCCGGTGGCCTGCACCGGCTGCCGCGACAGATCGGCCTGAAACGTGCCATGGGCATGATCCTCACCGCGCGTCACGTCAGCGCCAAGGAAGGCCACGAGCTCGGCTTCGTCAACGAGGTGGTGCCGCAGGGCGAAACGCTCGCGGGCGCGCTACGCTGGGCGGAGATGATCACAAAGAACTCGCCGATGTCGATCCGGGCGTCGAAGCAGACCATTCGGAAGGGCTTGGCCGTGTCGCTCGAGCAGGCGATCGAAGAGCAGCGCGAGTATCCGGCCGTAAAGGCGATGGTGGCCTCGCAGGATTATATCGAGGGCCCGAAGGCGTTCTCGGAGAAGCGGCCGCCAAGATGGGTGGGGAAGTAGGCGGGCTTTCCGTCGTCATTGCGAGCGTACCTTGGAATAGCGGAGGTTGCGAG
This portion of the Bradyrhizobium diazoefficiens genome encodes:
- a CDS encoding enoyl-CoA hydratase-related protein: MELKFSKVERKGPITIITLSRPEVYNALHIDAHFELNKVFDDFAADPAQWVAVVTGAGDKAFCAGNDLKWQAAGGKRGWDKGGFAGLTARFDCDKPIIAAVNGVAMGGGFEIALACDLIIASENATFALPEPRVGLAALAGGLHRLPRQIGLKRAMGMILTARHVSAKEGHELGFVNEVVPQGETLAGALRWAEMITKNSPMSIRASKQTIRKGLAVSLEQAIEEQREYPAVKAMVASQDYIEGPKAFSEKRPPRWVGK